From the genome of Phlebotomus papatasi isolate M1 chromosome 2, Ppap_2.1, whole genome shotgun sequence:
cttgtcgtaagcttttctttaattctagcatttgAGAAGAATCTTCACAGGTGTACATGGTTGTCagggtgtcaaagtcatccCTGGGAGGCAGTCACCCCAAGTCACCCGGTATCTatgtttaaatattgaaaatatttaagtaatcagtaatgcccaacgcataataatttttgttttgtaaacatgtttcgacatttcaatgagagtgagtgtggtctagatctagtcatctcgctcattctcataggaaactttgagaacatatttacaaacaaaagttattgtgcgctggccatAAGTATGCCAATTTCGAACGCCTTTTTGTAACATcttcgaaattttcaaaattaaagccAAAAAAAGATccgatattccaaaatttttcaaattaaaaaaaaagactttaaaatattaaattataaatattaactttgaaatattaaatttgtatattcgcaaaatttattattttttgtagatTACGAAAACATATTCTTTTTTGCAAAAGATGTCTACAATAGGCGTAGAAAAAGCTATTAAAAATCataacaacttttttttaagatttaaaaattacctAAATCCAATTCACAATTCAGAAAGTGATACAGATGCTTTATATTCTTATATCCGCCACaaaacataattaattttatgtgaGAGAAgcttaattaatataatataatcctctgttttccaaaaattcttttatatCGTGGGAAAATATAAGGGAATAAGtattcatataaaaatatttacataaaaataaattagagaataatgtgaaataaataaataactgaAAATATTTACTCCTAACATTTTTCCTTAAGGAGTGTCTACAGTGtttaacatttttgtttataattgTTAAGTTCTTCTATAGTAgatagaaattaaattaaattagtcTTTTGAGTGATGGCTTTCGTTGATGTTCTTTTCTACAATTTTGGACTGACGAGCATAAGTGTAAATGCTAGAAGACCAACAAGAACGCTTGTCTTGTATGCTAAAGGCCATCTTCTATTCTTCCTGAAAGTAAAACCAAGTATAATTTGAAATAGTTCTTgggattaaaaaaaagtgctaCAATTActctgataaatattttgtagaTCCGGATGATTGTCCAAAAATGGAAGGCAACAGGGGATCAACACCCGGAATTCTACTatcaaaataaatcataaaCCATGTGAAGATAAATGCAATGAATCCACAAACAAGAGGCCAAATCAGAAATTGCCCTCGGAATCCAGATTCCCaggaaaaagttataaaatctTGCCCAGACGTTGGATCTGTCCACATTCTTTTCACCAGCTGCCTCCACTGAAGTGCAGATTGAACGGATGATTCTGAAAGTAAACACATTTAGGTGTACTTGAATTTGTGTGACGTACCATGTACTATTTTCAATACTTTTGAACATGATGACTTCATTCTGCATGAGATAAAAATTTACACTCAATTTTATCATCACTAATACTTATACCGCAATCATGAagtatttttgatttattgagagattttctttcttaatttcaggaatttcattaaatttatcagTTGTTAAAAAAACAAACGTTCTTCTAGAGAGAAAATATTTGGGGTCTATAAATAGATGATGCATAAACAGTGATGTCTTTTTagcatttgtaaaattttagtttttttttaattcgtacAAATTCAATTAGCATTTAATATTaatgtaaaacaaaatttaaattaaatattaaagttaaatatttgatgtgaaaaagataatTGCTACGCTTTGCATTAGAGTTGctgaaaaaatttaatatattcacTATATATATGTACGTACATATTCCCACAAGACCATATTAGCTGTTCAATATTTACGGAATCTGTTTGTTTGGTAACAATTGCATCAAGGCCATGatattttaggtgtgattccttctaatcacacctattgtaatcctcggattttctcaaagtgctgagatcgagctgaaattcacagggtatatgttttgaacatccctgttgccgaaaatcataagccggcaatttcgggtccggctgccgtccggccgtccgtagtacgcaatatctctggtttggatagagatatctttatatttttttttaaatatatctacgcgcgcgttttgtagtttatctcgaaatctaggtatgcgattttgatttttttatgtttatgttgtagtccagaaaatttagactaattaaaaaaaaaaatttaagacattcgtcgagcagttctcgagatatttcactttaaagatttcaattttaagaaaatttgctattagcgtcaggcgggaaaaaagcgggagaagcggcgtcggaAAAGCTTGcgccatatatatatatatagcactctcacactctccctttctctcactctccctctTTACATAGTGagtctatattcgaagatttatAAGGTGGCATATACAATTCATGATACACGATGTATTTTGCGGATCTTCgcgaggcgcgaattttttcgcggattttcgcggggcgcgaaatttttcgcggattttcgcgggacgtgaaatttttcgcagattttcgcgggtcgcgtattttttcgcggattttcgctggACGcgaatttttttcgcggattttcgcagggcgcgtaatttttcgcggagtttcgcgggtcgcgtattttttcgcgaattttttcgctgatttcgcggggcgcgaattttttgatgatttttacggggcacgaatttttcgcggattttcgcagggcgTGAAATTTTTTCGCGGGTCACGTAacttttcacgaattttcgcggggtgcgaattttttcgcggattttcacggggcgcgtaatttttcgcgtaGTTTCGCTGGTCAcatattttttcgcgaattttcgcgg
Proteins encoded in this window:
- the LOC129801853 gene encoding uncharacterized protein LOC129801853; translated protein: MVNTNGLIYNGKKYHRGNGHGGLDERTVGTFTEEPFLKPRVTEQSLAGVLFLITVLILIGKLTFMLKSSVQSALQWRQLVKRMWTDPTSGQDFITFSWESGFRGQFLIWPLVCGFIAFIFTWFMIYFDSRIPGVDPLLPSIFGQSSGSTKYLSEKNRRWPLAYKTSVLVGLLAFTLMLVSPKL